The following are encoded together in the Acidicapsa ligni genome:
- a CDS encoding DUF3147 family protein encodes MINTRFSALKDIKPHEYALRFMFGGLCTVCAGLIAQRYGPCIGGLFLAFPAIFPAGASLLEKHEREKKRKAGFDGTKRGRMAAGVDAAGTAIGCVGLIGFAVTIRLGLPRYDPALAIATAVVVWLVLSVMLWLLLKSRMFRRIRG; translated from the coding sequence ATGATCAACACAAGGTTTTCTGCTCTGAAAGACATAAAACCGCATGAATACGCACTCCGCTTTATGTTTGGAGGTCTGTGTACGGTTTGCGCTGGGCTCATTGCTCAGCGATACGGACCGTGTATAGGGGGGCTATTTCTTGCTTTCCCCGCGATTTTCCCGGCAGGTGCGAGCTTGCTAGAAAAGCATGAAAGAGAAAAAAAACGTAAAGCTGGGTTCGATGGAACAAAACGGGGTCGTATGGCCGCAGGCGTCGACGCTGCCGGAACGGCAATTGGCTGCGTGGGCCTGATTGGATTTGCCGTGACCATCCGATTGGGGCTGCCACGGTATGATCCTGCACTCGCGATAGCGACCGCCGTTGTTGTTTGGCTGGTACTCTCTGTCATGCTGTGGCTTCTGCTGAAAAGTCGAATGTTTCGGAGAATTCGAGGCTAA
- a CDS encoding DUF3147 family protein → MIALADGEMSEMLIRFLVGGSVVTSFALISEVLRPKSFAGLFGAAPSIALATIGLTIAKMGVQYAAIEARSMIFGAIAFLVYASLSSFLLLRFKPHSLTVTVALLPVWLGAAFGIYFFSIGTVIR, encoded by the coding sequence ATGATTGCTCTGGCGGATGGGGAGATGAGCGAAATGCTGATACGCTTCCTGGTCGGCGGCAGTGTCGTGACATCCTTTGCGCTTATCAGCGAGGTGCTGCGGCCCAAAAGCTTCGCGGGGCTATTCGGAGCTGCTCCTTCCATCGCACTTGCCACCATTGGTTTAACAATCGCCAAGATGGGTGTTCAGTATGCGGCAATCGAGGCTCGCTCAATGATTTTTGGGGCCATTGCATTCCTTGTGTATGCTTCCCTATCCAGCTTTCTCTTGCTCCGATTCAAACCACACTCTCTGACCGTAACGGTCGCTCTTTTACCTGTCTGGTTGGGTGCAGCGTTTGGCATCTATTTCTTTTCTATCGGCACCGTGATTCGATGA
- a CDS encoding inorganic diphosphatase encodes MTKTRSKSLADPTKLKPVDRKDGMLQVIVETPKGSRNKYAFDPEQKIFALKKVLPAGMAFPWDFGFLPKTLAPDGDPIDVLLLLDEPVFPGCSVRARLIGIIEGEQLDGKKKIRNDRIVAVAETTHMYTNIRKLKDLPSQFLKELQDFFVNYHGLEGKKYSLLGCKGQTVASELIKKAQKAK; translated from the coding sequence ATGACAAAGACGCGCTCAAAATCTCTCGCAGATCCGACTAAGTTGAAACCGGTTGATCGTAAGGATGGAATGCTGCAAGTCATCGTGGAAACTCCGAAAGGCAGCCGTAACAAATATGCGTTCGATCCCGAACAGAAGATCTTCGCCTTAAAGAAGGTGCTTCCGGCGGGTATGGCTTTTCCCTGGGACTTTGGTTTTTTGCCAAAGACATTAGCCCCAGATGGCGACCCTATCGACGTGCTGCTGCTTCTCGACGAACCCGTCTTTCCGGGTTGCTCGGTTCGAGCCCGGCTAATCGGGATCATTGAGGGAGAACAGCTTGATGGCAAGAAGAAAATCCGGAATGATCGCATCGTCGCTGTTGCCGAGACGACTCACATGTACACCAACATCCGTAAGCTCAAAGATCTTCCAAGTCAATTTCTGAAGGAACTTCAGGACTTCTTCGTCAACTATCACGGACTGGAGGGCAAGAAATACAGCCTGCTTGGCTGCAAAGGACAAACCGTCGCGAGCGAGTTGATTAAAAAGGCTCAGAAGGCGAAGTGA
- a CDS encoding SDR family oxidoreductase, with protein sequence MSTDLISMQDPRSQYPGPPSSIEIQSDPGIETRMSEKPDCGELSYKGSGRLASRKALLTGADSGIGRAAAIAFAREGADVAICYLPEEQEDAEEVAKYIRDAGRKAVLLPGDVSQENFCEQLVADAVDRLGGLDILVNNAGKMGKTGGLLDTTTERFDSLMKTNIYSMFWITKAAVPHLKPGSSIINTTSIQGFEPSGYIFDYAITKAAIANFTKGLKEALMEEHGIRINAIAPGPIWTPLQEADGDKKKLKKLGENTPYKRPGQPVELAPVYVLLASQEGSYITGEIYGVTGGLGII encoded by the coding sequence ATGTCAACTGATCTCATCTCCATGCAGGATCCGCGGTCGCAATATCCGGGTCCGCCCTCCAGTATTGAAATTCAATCCGATCCCGGTATCGAAACCCGGATGAGCGAAAAGCCCGATTGCGGCGAACTTTCCTACAAGGGTTCGGGCCGTCTCGCCAGCCGCAAAGCACTCCTTACGGGAGCAGACTCCGGCATTGGTCGCGCAGCCGCAATCGCGTTTGCGCGAGAGGGTGCGGATGTCGCCATCTGCTACCTGCCGGAAGAGCAAGAGGATGCCGAGGAGGTCGCGAAGTATATTCGTGATGCCGGTCGCAAAGCGGTATTACTGCCGGGCGATGTTTCTCAAGAGAATTTCTGCGAACAGTTGGTGGCAGATGCCGTCGACCGGCTCGGTGGACTCGACATTCTGGTCAACAACGCTGGCAAGATGGGGAAAACTGGCGGTCTACTCGACACAACAACCGAACGTTTCGACTCACTAATGAAAACGAACATCTACTCGATGTTCTGGATCACCAAAGCTGCAGTACCCCACCTCAAGCCGGGCTCATCCATTATCAACACCACGAGTATTCAAGGCTTCGAGCCTTCCGGCTATATTTTTGACTATGCCATTACCAAGGCAGCCATAGCTAATTTCACCAAGGGATTAAAAGAGGCTCTGATGGAAGAGCATGGAATTCGGATCAATGCAATTGCGCCTGGCCCAATTTGGACGCCCCTACAGGAAGCAGATGGAGACAAGAAAAAGTTGAAGAAGCTCGGCGAAAATACTCCCTACAAGCGTCCGGGGCAACCGGTTGAACTGGCACCGGTCTATGTACTTCTCGCCTCACAAGAGGGTAGCTATATAACCGGGGAGATCTATGGAGTTACAGGTGGCTTGGGAATTATCTAG